The Pseudomonas sp. DG56-2 genome contains a region encoding:
- a CDS encoding bifunctional 2-polyprenyl-6-hydroxyphenol methylase/3-demethylubiquinol 3-O-methyltransferase UbiG, with protein MPNPESALQQSWSDNARMWIEAIRSGTIESRRQVTDQAILLAILGRQPERVLDLGCGEGWLLRTLAERGIAAVGVDGEPALVEAARLSGAAHVHLARYEALVEGCVDVGNDYDLICANFALLHQDIIPLLGAMNALLAPGGALVIQTLHPWSCAAGDYQDGWRQETFTALEGQWQPMPWYFRTLSSWLNALDIAGWRLTALQEPQHPQSAVPQSLLLVAEQQR; from the coding sequence ATGCCCAACCCTGAATCTGCACTCCAGCAAAGCTGGAGCGACAATGCCCGAATGTGGATCGAAGCCATCCGCAGCGGCACGATCGAAAGCCGTCGCCAGGTTACCGACCAGGCGATTCTGCTAGCGATCCTCGGACGTCAACCCGAGCGCGTGCTCGACCTTGGCTGCGGCGAAGGCTGGCTCCTGCGAACACTGGCTGAACGGGGCATTGCGGCGGTGGGCGTGGACGGTGAGCCTGCCTTGGTCGAAGCCGCACGATTGAGCGGCGCTGCGCATGTGCATCTGGCTCGCTACGAGGCCTTGGTCGAAGGCTGTGTGGATGTCGGCAACGACTACGACCTGATCTGCGCCAACTTTGCCCTGCTGCATCAGGACATCATCCCCCTGCTCGGCGCGATGAATGCCCTGCTCGCCCCTGGCGGCGCGCTGGTGATCCAGACCCTGCACCCCTGGAGCTGTGCAGCCGGCGACTATCAGGATGGCTGGCGGCAGGAGACGTTCACCGCGCTCGAAGGCCAATGGCAACCCATGCCCTGGTATTTTCGTACCTTATCCAGTTGGCTCAATGCGTTGGACATCGCCGGCTGGCGCCTGACCGCCCTGCAAGAGCCACAGCATCCACAAAGCGCCGTGCCGCAATCACTGTTGCTGGTGGCCGAGCAACAGCGCTGA
- a CDS encoding FtsX-like permease family protein, with translation MIIALQALLSHWWRHRLQFFSILTGLWLATALWTGVQALNSQAQADYARASAVLSGLGQAQLVARMGDRFAQSIYLQLRLAGWRVAPVLEGRLRLAGESALSVRLMGIEPLSLPAGAAIAGIQAQGFDLQAFIGTPGQAWVGPDTLHQLGLKEGDQALGSDGQRLPPFVLKAQLAPGVVVVDIGHAQTLLQAPAQLSRLLLNGDVPTLPAAIASQLTLQQASDDGDLQRLTDSFHLNLTALGLLAFVVGLFIAHAAIGLALEQRRGLIRNLRSCGVSLKTLLFSLALELGVFAVLGGLAGVASGYLLAGLLLPDVAASLGGLYGAQVAGQLSLPAWWWLGGVLVSVFGAVLAGASSVLRAARLPLLALAQPQAWRMAHGLWLRRQALAAGLLLLIALGCWQWGNSLPSALVLLAALLLAAALLLPALLDSLLTGLARIGSTGPLSQWFIADSRQQLPALSLALMALLLALAASVGVGSMTEGFRKTFTGWLDQRLSADLYVTPRDTAQGLLINTWLVQQPAVTDVLPSWRIELRLQGWPVQVQGILAHDAYRMRWPLLERSAQAWEQLASGGGVMLSEQLARRLGVKLGDSLQLPGEPGPVMRVVAVYADYGNPKGHLLVNAQWLRRHWPEARLSGLSLSVASASVIALKAQLQQRFALDDSRVVEQATLKGWSTDVFSRTFAATTALNSLTLGVAGIALFISLLTLNQSRLGQLAPLWALGVARSQLVWLSLGQTLMLSSLTVLLAMPLGLLLTWCLVAEVNVQAFGWRLPLHLFPGQLLQLGLLGLLTSLLASAWPLWELARRQPSELLRQFGDET, from the coding sequence TTGATCATCGCCTTACAGGCGCTATTGAGTCACTGGTGGCGCCATCGTTTGCAGTTTTTCAGCATCCTCACCGGCTTGTGGTTGGCAACAGCGCTGTGGACCGGCGTACAGGCGCTCAACAGTCAGGCCCAGGCCGATTATGCACGGGCCAGTGCCGTGCTGAGCGGTCTGGGGCAAGCACAGTTGGTAGCGCGAATGGGGGATCGCTTCGCTCAATCGATCTACCTGCAACTACGTCTGGCTGGCTGGCGGGTAGCGCCTGTGTTGGAGGGCCGTTTACGTCTTGCGGGCGAGTCAGCGCTGAGTGTGCGCTTGATGGGTATCGAGCCGTTGAGTCTGCCGGCCGGCGCAGCTATTGCCGGAATCCAGGCACAGGGCTTTGACCTACAGGCGTTTATCGGCACCCCCGGGCAAGCCTGGGTTGGACCGGATACGCTGCACCAACTGGGCCTGAAAGAAGGGGATCAAGCGCTTGGCAGCGACGGTCAACGCTTGCCACCGTTTGTGCTGAAAGCACAGTTGGCGCCCGGGGTCGTGGTGGTAGATATCGGCCACGCGCAAACGTTGCTGCAAGCACCGGCACAGTTGTCTCGGTTACTGCTCAACGGTGATGTGCCAACCTTGCCCGCAGCGATTGCCAGTCAGTTGACACTGCAGCAGGCCAGCGACGATGGTGACCTGCAACGCCTTACCGATAGTTTTCACCTCAATCTCACTGCGCTCGGTCTGCTGGCCTTTGTCGTCGGTCTGTTCATAGCGCATGCCGCCATTGGCCTGGCACTTGAACAGCGCCGAGGCCTGATTCGCAACCTGCGTTCGTGCGGCGTCAGTTTGAAAACCCTGTTGTTCAGCCTTGCCTTGGAGTTGGGTGTTTTTGCAGTGTTGGGTGGTTTGGCCGGAGTCGCCAGTGGGTATCTGCTGGCGGGTTTGTTGCTGCCCGATGTGGCTGCCAGCTTGGGTGGTTTGTATGGTGCGCAAGTCGCCGGCCAACTGAGCCTGCCGGCCTGGTGGTGGCTGGGCGGGGTGTTGGTGAGTGTGTTCGGTGCTGTGCTGGCCGGGGCGAGCAGTGTGCTGCGCGCAGCCCGTTTGCCATTGTTGGCCCTGGCCCAGCCGCAGGCATGGCGCATGGCCCATGGCCTCTGGTTGCGTCGCCAAGCGCTGGCTGCAGGATTGCTGCTGTTGATCGCGCTGGGCTGTTGGCAGTGGGGAAACAGCCTGCCCAGTGCTTTGGTTCTTCTCGCAGCCCTGTTGCTGGCAGCAGCACTGCTGTTGCCAGCTTTGCTCGATAGCCTGCTGACCGGGTTGGCGCGTATAGGCAGCACCGGGCCGTTGTCACAGTGGTTCATAGCCGACAGCCGTCAGCAGTTACCTGCGTTGAGTCTGGCGCTGATGGCCTTGCTGCTGGCGTTGGCCGCCAGTGTCGGGGTAGGCAGCATGACCGAAGGCTTTCGCAAAACATTCACCGGCTGGCTTGACCAGCGTTTATCAGCGGATCTCTACGTAACTCCGCGTGATACCGCACAAGGCCTGCTGATCAATACCTGGCTGGTGCAACAGCCAGCAGTCACCGATGTACTGCCAAGCTGGCGCATTGAACTGCGCTTGCAGGGCTGGCCGGTGCAGGTGCAAGGCATCCTCGCCCACGATGCCTATCGAATGCGCTGGCCGTTGCTGGAGCGCAGCGCACAAGCCTGGGAGCAGTTGGCGAGCGGTGGTGGGGTCATGCTCAGCGAGCAATTGGCGCGACGCCTGGGTGTAAAACTGGGCGATAGTCTGCAGTTGCCTGGCGAGCCAGGGCCAGTGATGCGTGTAGTGGCGGTGTATGCGGACTACGGCAATCCCAAGGGGCATTTGCTGGTCAATGCCCAGTGGCTGCGAAGGCATTGGCCCGAGGCGCGACTCAGTGGCTTGAGCCTGAGTGTGGCATCTGCGTCGGTGATAGCACTCAAAGCGCAACTGCAGCAGCGCTTTGCCCTGGACGATAGCCGCGTGGTCGAGCAAGCGACATTGAAGGGCTGGTCGACTGATGTTTTCAGTCGCACCTTCGCCGCGACTACGGCACTCAACAGCCTGACCCTGGGTGTCGCGGGCATCGCGTTGTTCATCAGTTTGTTGACGCTGAACCAGAGCCGCCTGGGCCAACTGGCGCCGCTCTGGGCGCTGGGTGTAGCGCGTAGCCAGTTGGTGTGGCTGTCGCTCGGGCAGACCTTGATGCTCAGTAGCCTGACTGTGCTGCTGGCAATGCCGTTGGGGTTGCTGCTCACTTGGTGCCTGGTGGCGGAAGTGAACGTGCAGGCGTTTGGTTGGCGTTTGCCGCTGCATCTGTTTCCCGGGCAGCTGTTGCAGTTGGGGCTTTTGGGCTTATTGACCAGTCTGCTGGCCAGTGCCTGGCCATTGTGGGAATTGGCGCGGCGCCAGCCGAGCGAGTTGTTGAGGCAGTTTGGCGATGAAACCTGA
- a CDS encoding lipocalin-like domain-containing protein yields MKPEVWLWAMLLLLAGCDQPAHGPKSYAGLGLDAAEFAQVTRDHPLVFPRDHVAHEGFRIEWWYVTANLKDSQGRDWGVQWTLFRSALRNGPETLGWNSPNLWMGHAALTGPGGHQSSETLARGGIGQAGVVAQPFRAWINDWSLQGSGSIDQLQMTASGEGFGYRLNLTSSLAPVLHGDQGYSEKSGKGQASYYYSQPFYRVSGEVERDGQRFSVTGNAWLDREWSSQPLAAGQTGWDWFSLHLDSGAKLMLFRVREKDGQPYRAGTWISPQGEPQALQGEQIQLTELTWTRQQHGASVPTRWRVQVPVHGVDVQVEALQDNAWMGNSFAYWEGPVRFSGSSSGRGYLEMTGY; encoded by the coding sequence ATGAAACCTGAAGTCTGGTTGTGGGCGATGCTACTGCTGCTGGCGGGCTGTGATCAGCCTGCACACGGGCCCAAAAGCTATGCCGGGCTGGGGCTGGACGCGGCTGAATTCGCGCAGGTGACGCGCGATCATCCGCTGGTATTTCCGCGGGACCACGTCGCCCATGAGGGCTTTCGGATCGAGTGGTGGTATGTCACTGCCAACCTCAAGGACAGTCAAGGCCGAGACTGGGGCGTGCAATGGACGCTGTTCCGTTCAGCCCTGCGCAATGGCCCGGAAACCCTTGGCTGGAACAGTCCGAATCTATGGATGGGGCATGCGGCCCTGACCGGCCCGGGCGGTCATCAGTCCAGCGAAACGCTGGCGCGCGGCGGTATCGGCCAGGCCGGCGTCGTGGCTCAGCCATTCAGGGCCTGGATCAATGATTGGTCGTTGCAGGGCTCGGGCAGCATTGATCAGTTGCAGATGACTGCCAGTGGCGAGGGTTTTGGCTATCGCTTGAACCTCACCAGCAGTCTTGCGCCGGTCCTTCATGGTGACCAGGGCTACAGTGAAAAGTCCGGCAAGGGGCAGGCTTCCTACTATTACAGTCAGCCGTTCTACCGGGTCAGCGGTGAGGTCGAACGCGACGGCCAACGCTTCTCGGTTACCGGCAATGCCTGGCTTGATCGCGAATGGAGCAGCCAGCCATTGGCCGCCGGGCAAACGGGCTGGGACTGGTTTTCCCTGCATCTGGACAGCGGCGCCAAGCTGATGCTGTTTCGGGTGCGCGAAAAAGACGGCCAACCCTATCGGGCGGGCACCTGGATCAGCCCTCAGGGCGAGCCACAGGCTTTGCAAGGTGAGCAGATACAGCTAACGGAGTTGACCTGGACACGTCAGCAGCACGGCGCCTCAGTGCCCACCCGGTGGCGCGTGCAGGTGCCCGTGCACGGCGTGGATGTGCAGGTCGAAGCGTTGCAAGACAACGCCTGGATGGGCAACAGCTTTGCGTACTGGGAGGGGCCGGTGCGCTTCAGCGGCAGTTCGAGCGGCAGGGGTTATCTGGAAATGACGGGCTATTAG
- a CDS encoding LysR family transcriptional regulator, with protein MRFSLDQLLMFVEAVKSGSFSAAGRKLGKTQSTISAAIANLETDLGVELFDRTSRIPGLTASGQKLLIQAEAVLERCLALEAHADCLSETVEPSLTLAIETPYGPILPVLKAFELAFPYVDLIIRHPVHGDVSELVVQGEAALGIAFSQPGYAKELAFQQLGKLIMLHVCHPGHPLAQLSTVTFDDLHVHRRLAFSAHASKLPSSEYLRSTQLWQAESYLALLEMVRAGLGWTTLPRQLIQRELERGELVELQLNAYPHTDWQVGVDLLWARQRPMGKAQRWLQERLQSNKVFELDRQGQRTTL; from the coding sequence TTGCGTTTTTCTCTGGATCAATTGCTGATGTTCGTGGAAGCGGTGAAAAGCGGCTCTTTCTCTGCCGCAGGACGCAAGCTGGGAAAAACCCAGTCGACGATCAGCGCGGCGATTGCCAACCTGGAAACGGACCTGGGTGTCGAACTGTTCGATAGAACCAGCCGTATTCCGGGGCTGACCGCTAGCGGGCAAAAACTGCTGATTCAAGCTGAAGCGGTACTGGAGCGGTGCCTGGCGCTTGAGGCGCATGCCGATTGTTTGTCCGAGACTGTGGAGCCGAGCCTGACGCTGGCGATCGAGACGCCCTATGGTCCGATTCTGCCGGTGCTCAAGGCGTTCGAGCTGGCTTTCCCGTATGTTGATCTGATCATCCGCCACCCGGTCCATGGCGATGTCAGCGAGCTTGTGGTTCAAGGCGAGGCCGCATTGGGCATCGCCTTTTCACAACCGGGCTATGCCAAGGAACTGGCGTTCCAGCAATTGGGCAAGTTGATCATGCTGCATGTCTGTCACCCCGGGCATCCGTTGGCGCAACTGTCCACCGTGACCTTCGATGATCTGCATGTGCATCGGCGTCTGGCATTCAGTGCCCACGCCAGCAAACTGCCCAGCAGTGAATACCTGCGCTCCACGCAGCTGTGGCAAGCGGAGAGCTACTTGGCGTTGCTGGAAATGGTGCGCGCAGGGTTGGGGTGGACCACCTTGCCACGCCAATTGATTCAACGCGAACTGGAGCGCGGCGAATTGGTAGAGCTGCAACTGAATGCTTATCCCCACACCGATTGGCAGGTGGGCGTGGATCTGCTCTGGGCGCGACAAAGGCCTATGGGCAAGGCGCAGCGCTGGCTGCAAGAACGCCTGCAAAGCAACAAGGTGTTCGAGTTGGACCGCCAGGGCCAGCGCACCACGCTCTAG
- a CDS encoding ABC transporter ATP-binding protein codes for MLVVEQLCKAFITAQGPLPVLQGVDLSLARGSSLALMGESGSGKSTLLHLLAGLDRADSGRILIDGEPLDDRSESALARWRREGIGLVFQQFNLISSLNVAANLAFQARLAGRFEQQWVDYLAERLGLGALLQRYPEQLSGGQQQRVAIGRALAGRPAWVLADEPTGSLDELSSDEVLNLMLQLVGEAGSSVLMVTHSRRLAARLEQRCVLSAGRVQVDEH; via the coding sequence ATGCTGGTCGTCGAACAACTGTGCAAGGCATTCATCACCGCCCAGGGACCCTTGCCGGTGTTGCAGGGCGTCGATTTGAGTTTGGCGAGGGGGAGCAGTCTGGCGTTGATGGGCGAGTCGGGTAGCGGAAAAAGCACCCTGCTGCACTTGCTGGCGGGTCTTGATCGCGCCGACAGCGGTCGCATCCTGATCGACGGCGAGCCTCTCGATGACCGCTCGGAGTCGGCGTTGGCCCGTTGGCGGAGGGAGGGCATCGGCTTGGTATTTCAGCAATTCAATTTGATCAGCAGCCTGAATGTCGCCGCCAATCTGGCATTTCAGGCGCGTTTGGCTGGCCGGTTCGAGCAGCAATGGGTGGATTACCTGGCCGAGCGTCTTGGTCTTGGTGCATTACTGCAACGTTATCCGGAGCAGTTGTCGGGTGGCCAGCAGCAGCGTGTGGCAATCGGTCGGGCGCTGGCGGGGCGACCGGCGTGGGTGCTGGCCGATGAGCCGACCGGTAGCCTGGATGAACTCAGCAGCGATGAAGTGCTGAACTTGATGTTGCAGTTGGTTGGCGAGGCAGGCAGCAGCGTGCTGATGGTGACCCATAGCCGTCGCTTGGCCGCACGGCTCGAGCAACGATGCGTTCTGTCGGCCGGACGCGTGCAAGTCGACGAGCACTGA
- a CDS encoding Ppx/GppA family phosphatase yields MKGDTSLFAAIDLGSNAFRMMIGQPVKRNRQWQIEEVKSLREPVRLAEGLHGGALDELALDRGWQALARFGKKLRGFEPGRVRAVATSAVREAANAKLFLSDAQRHLGFPIDVISGEEEAQLVYAGVSHRIPDAATMRLVVDIGGGSTELILGQGDKALLTESLTIGSGIWSTRFFPDGRVTAQSLLDAERTATLQFEKVARRYRYLGWQQAIGSSGTARMLAKVLRANALNDCGEGGITYRGLLRLSVLLLEQGNVNTARLGGLQPHRQSALPGGLAIMMAAFKAFGITEMMPSEPGLRFGVLHGLMNKD; encoded by the coding sequence ATGAAAGGCGATACCTCCCTGTTTGCGGCCATTGACCTGGGGTCAAATGCGTTTCGCATGATGATCGGCCAACCGGTCAAACGGAACCGCCAATGGCAGATCGAGGAAGTTAAATCCTTGCGTGAGCCGGTTCGGCTGGCAGAGGGCCTGCATGGAGGCGCCCTCGACGAACTGGCACTGGATCGAGGCTGGCAAGCGCTGGCACGCTTTGGCAAAAAACTGCGTGGTTTCGAGCCAGGACGAGTACGTGCCGTCGCCACCAGCGCCGTGCGCGAAGCTGCCAACGCCAAGCTGTTCTTGAGTGATGCCCAGCGTCACCTGGGCTTTCCAATCGACGTCATCTCCGGCGAGGAAGAAGCACAGCTGGTGTACGCCGGCGTCAGTCATCGGATCCCCGATGCGGCCACCATGCGTTTGGTGGTCGACATCGGCGGCGGCTCCACAGAGCTGATTCTGGGCCAAGGCGACAAGGCGCTGCTGACCGAAAGTCTGACCATTGGCAGTGGGATCTGGAGCACGCGCTTCTTCCCTGACGGCAGGGTTACCGCTCAGTCCCTGCTCGACGCCGAGCGCACCGCCACGCTGCAATTTGAAAAAGTCGCGCGCCGCTATCGCTACCTGGGCTGGCAACAGGCAATCGGGTCGTCAGGCACTGCACGCATGTTGGCTAAAGTGCTCAGGGCCAATGCCTTGAACGACTGTGGTGAAGGCGGAATCACTTACCGCGGTTTGTTGCGCCTGTCAGTGCTGCTGCTCGAACAGGGCAACGTCAACACTGCTCGGCTGGGTGGCCTGCAACCTCATCGCCAGAGCGCTCTGCCCGGAGGCCTGGCAATCATGATGGCTGCATTCAAAGCCTTCGGAATCACCGAGATGATGCCTTCCGAGCCCGGTTTAAGGTTCGGCGTGCTGCATGGTTTGATGAACAAAGACTGA
- a CDS encoding ABC transporter substrate-binding protein produces MIKTLKFAVLATGIVTASHGLAADLTVVSFGGANKEAQVKAFYKPWQQASGSKIISGEYNGEMAKVKAMVDTRSVSWDAVEVESAELARGCDEGMFETLDPAQIGLDSKNFVPGAIQPCGIGFLVYSTVLAYNASKLKEAPTGWKDFWDVERFPGKRGLRKLAKSTLEFALIADGVEPGEVYSLLATEAGQDRAFAKLDQIKPHIQWWEAGAQPPQYLAAGDVVMSSVYNGRLSAEQRKTYDLKIVWSGGLYEFDSWAIPRGASRQEKTREFIAFSLEPQQQKSFAEHIDYGAANLQAMDLLDKARIAELPTAPENLAQQVAVDALFWADHGEHLEQRFNAWASR; encoded by the coding sequence ATGATCAAGACTCTGAAATTCGCAGTGCTGGCAACGGGGATAGTTACTGCCAGTCACGGCCTTGCCGCCGATCTCACCGTCGTCTCCTTCGGCGGCGCCAATAAAGAGGCGCAAGTAAAGGCTTTTTACAAACCCTGGCAGCAAGCCAGCGGCAGCAAGATTATTTCCGGTGAATACAACGGTGAAATGGCCAAGGTCAAAGCCATGGTCGACACCCGCAGCGTCTCTTGGGACGCCGTGGAGGTCGAGTCCGCCGAACTGGCCCGTGGTTGTGACGAAGGCATGTTCGAGACCCTCGACCCTGCGCAGATCGGCCTGGACAGTAAAAACTTCGTTCCCGGTGCCATCCAGCCGTGCGGCATTGGCTTTCTGGTGTATTCGACAGTGCTGGCCTACAACGCCAGCAAGCTGAAGGAAGCGCCCACCGGTTGGAAAGATTTCTGGGATGTCGAGCGATTCCCGGGTAAGCGTGGCCTGCGCAAGCTGGCCAAGTCGACCCTGGAGTTCGCGCTGATCGCCGACGGTGTTGAACCTGGGGAGGTTTACTCACTGCTGGCGACCGAGGCGGGGCAGGATCGCGCCTTTGCCAAACTCGACCAGATCAAGCCGCACATTCAGTGGTGGGAGGCCGGCGCGCAGCCACCTCAATACCTGGCGGCAGGGGATGTGGTGATGAGCTCGGTGTATAACGGTCGTCTTTCGGCCGAGCAGCGCAAAACCTATGACCTGAAAATCGTCTGGTCGGGTGGGCTCTACGAATTCGACTCCTGGGCGATTCCACGGGGCGCTTCGCGTCAGGAAAAAACCCGCGAGTTCATTGCCTTCTCGCTCGAACCGCAGCAACAGAAGAGCTTTGCCGAGCATATCGATTATGGCGCCGCCAACTTGCAGGCCATGGACCTGCTCGACAAGGCGCGCATTGCAGAGCTGCCCACTGCCCCCGAGAACCTTGCGCAACAAGTGGCTGTAGACGCTCTGTTCTGGGCAGACCACGGTGAACACCTGGAACAGCGCTTCAACGCCTGGGCGTCGCGTTAA
- the katG gene encoding catalase/peroxidase HPI, which yields MSNESKCPFNHAAGGGTTNRDWWPDQLNLRILHQHSCLSDPMDEDFDYAKAFKSLDFAAVKRDLTALMTDSQDWWPADFGHYGPLFVRMAWHSAGTYRTSDGRGGAGSGQQRFAPLNSWPDNVSLDKARRLLWPIKQKYGKNISWADLIVLTGNVALESMGFKTFGFSGGRADVWEPDEDVYWGSETVWLGGDTRYGKAQPPGDVPLVAEPSKHGQEESRTDPPGRNLENPLAAVQMGLIYVNPEGPEGNPDPIASAKDIRETFGRMAMNDEETVALIAGGHAFGKTHGAGPADHVGAEPEAAGLEQQGLGWHNTFGTGKGPDTITSGLEVTWTSTPTRWSNEYLENLFNFEWELTKSPAGAHQWKPKGGAGADKIPHAFDPAKRQEPRMLTSDLALRLDPIYEPISRRFKENPEQLADAFARAWYKLIHRDMGPLSRYLGPEMPSEELLWQDPIPALDHALVNDADVSALKAKVLASGLSVSQLVSTAWAAASSFRGSDKRGGANGGRLRLAPQKDWEANQPAQLTEVLGKLQSIQNDFNAQGGGKKISLADLIVLGGAAGVEQAAKNAGHNVNVPFSPGRADASQEQTDVESFSLLEPVADGFRNFAKAGLKIKPEKLLVDKAQLLTLSAPEMTVLVGGLRVLGNNVGQGTQGVFTQRPGQLTNDFFHNLLDMSVEWKPTSSANDSYEARDRKSGELKWTASRVDLVFGSNAQLRALAEVYGSDDGKDKFVHDFVAAWTKVMNLDRFDLA from the coding sequence ATGTCAAACGAGTCAAAATGCCCGTTCAATCATGCCGCTGGCGGCGGCACCACCAACCGCGATTGGTGGCCCGACCAGTTGAACCTGAGAATACTCCACCAACATTCGTGCCTGTCCGATCCGATGGACGAGGACTTCGACTACGCCAAGGCTTTCAAGAGCCTGGACTTTGCCGCGGTGAAACGTGACCTGACGGCACTGATGACCGACTCCCAGGATTGGTGGCCGGCCGACTTCGGTCATTACGGCCCGCTGTTCGTACGTATGGCCTGGCACAGCGCCGGCACTTATCGCACCAGTGACGGCCGTGGTGGCGCGGGGTCCGGTCAACAGCGCTTCGCCCCCCTCAATAGTTGGCCCGACAACGTCAGCCTCGACAAAGCCCGGCGTCTGCTGTGGCCGATCAAGCAGAAATACGGGAAGAACATTTCCTGGGCCGACCTGATTGTGCTCACCGGCAACGTCGCACTGGAATCAATGGGCTTTAAAACTTTCGGTTTCTCCGGCGGCCGTGCCGATGTCTGGGAACCTGATGAGGATGTCTACTGGGGCTCGGAAACCGTCTGGCTGGGCGGTGATACCCGCTATGGCAAGGCACAGCCACCGGGCGACGTACCGCTAGTCGCAGAACCCTCCAAGCATGGTCAGGAAGAAAGCCGTACCGACCCACCTGGGCGCAACCTGGAAAATCCATTGGCCGCCGTGCAGATGGGCCTGATTTACGTGAATCCGGAGGGCCCGGAAGGCAACCCCGACCCGATCGCTTCGGCCAAGGACATTCGCGAAACCTTTGGCCGCATGGCCATGAATGACGAAGAAACCGTGGCGCTGATCGCCGGTGGCCACGCCTTCGGCAAAACCCATGGCGCCGGCCCCGCCGATCATGTCGGCGCAGAACCTGAGGCCGCTGGCCTTGAGCAACAAGGCCTCGGCTGGCATAACACCTTCGGCACCGGCAAAGGCCCGGACACTATCACCAGCGGCCTGGAAGTAACCTGGACCTCCACCCCGACCCGCTGGAGCAACGAGTACCTGGAGAACCTGTTCAACTTCGAGTGGGAGCTGACCAAAAGCCCGGCCGGCGCCCACCAATGGAAGCCGAAGGGCGGCGCGGGCGCCGATAAAATCCCGCACGCCTTCGATCCGGCGAAGCGCCAGGAGCCGCGAATGCTGACTTCGGACCTGGCCTTGCGCCTTGATCCGATCTACGAGCCAATTTCTCGACGCTTCAAGGAAAACCCCGAACAGTTGGCCGACGCCTTCGCGCGTGCCTGGTACAAGCTCATCCACCGTGACATGGGCCCGCTATCGCGCTACCTCGGCCCGGAAATGCCAAGTGAGGAATTGCTTTGGCAAGACCCGATTCCGGCGCTCGACCATGCGCTAGTCAACGATGCGGATGTATCCGCGCTCAAAGCCAAGGTGCTGGCCTCGGGGTTGTCGGTATCGCAACTGGTCTCTACCGCCTGGGCAGCCGCTTCGAGCTTTCGCGGATCGGACAAACGCGGAGGTGCCAACGGTGGTCGGCTGCGCTTGGCGCCGCAGAAGGATTGGGAAGCCAACCAGCCTGCGCAACTGACCGAGGTACTGGGCAAGCTGCAAAGCATTCAGAACGACTTCAATGCCCAAGGGGGCGGCAAGAAAATCTCCCTGGCTGACTTGATTGTGCTGGGTGGTGCCGCCGGCGTAGAGCAGGCGGCGAAAAATGCCGGTCACAACGTCAACGTGCCCTTCTCTCCTGGACGGGCTGACGCCTCGCAAGAACAGACCGATGTCGAGTCCTTCAGCCTGCTGGAGCCTGTAGCCGATGGCTTTCGCAACTTTGCCAAAGCCGGACTCAAGATCAAACCCGAGAAGCTACTGGTGGATAAGGCCCAGTTGCTGACCTTGAGCGCACCGGAAATGACCGTTCTTGTCGGTGGCCTGCGGGTGCTGGGCAACAATGTCGGACAAGGCACCCAGGGGGTGTTCACTCAGCGGCCGGGTCAGTTGACCAATGACTTCTTCCACAACCTGCTGGACATGAGCGTGGAATGGAAGCCGACCTCCAGTGCCAACGACAGCTATGAAGCCCGCGACCGCAAGAGCGGCGAGCTGAAATGGACGGCCAGCCGCGTCGACCTAGTGTTTGGCTCTAATGCCCAGCTACGGGCATTGGCTGAGGTGTACGGCAGCGACGATGGCAAGGACAAGTTCGTCCACGACTTCGTCGCCGCCTGGACCAAGGTGATGAATCTGGACCGTTTTGACCTGGCGTAA
- a CDS encoding LysE family translocator: MDAHSILAYVLVAAIAIASPGPATLMAINNSVAYGQRAAVWSSLGNACGLFCLSAAAMLGLGALLASSEWMFNVVKIAGAGYLFYLGAKQLFKKTSMLASDVAQHQKTGRPSRQKLFKSAFLTAATNPKATMFFSALFPQFLDQSAALLPQFLLLTSIFMGLSLTSLSLYAALASRAKGVLTRPRFSLWVSRVVGSTFIFFGAAILTLRRQA; this comes from the coding sequence ATGGATGCTCACTCGATTCTCGCGTATGTCCTGGTTGCTGCCATTGCCATTGCCAGCCCCGGTCCTGCCACACTGATGGCGATCAACAACAGCGTCGCCTATGGTCAGCGTGCTGCGGTGTGGTCATCCTTGGGCAATGCCTGTGGTTTGTTCTGCTTGTCGGCGGCGGCGATGCTCGGCCTGGGTGCCTTGCTTGCCAGTTCTGAATGGATGTTCAACGTCGTCAAGATCGCTGGCGCCGGTTATCTCTTTTACCTGGGTGCCAAGCAGCTGTTCAAGAAAACCTCCATGCTTGCCAGCGATGTTGCGCAACACCAGAAAACAGGCCGGCCTTCGCGTCAGAAACTATTCAAATCAGCCTTCCTGACCGCCGCGACCAATCCCAAGGCCACGATGTTTTTCTCCGCGCTGTTCCCGCAGTTTCTCGACCAGAGTGCAGCACTGCTGCCGCAGTTTCTGTTGCTGACCTCGATTTTCATGGGCTTGTCGCTGACCTCCTTGAGCCTCTATGCAGCGCTTGCTTCACGGGCCAAGGGCGTACTGACGCGGCCGCGCTTTTCGCTGTGGGTGAGCAGGGTGGTCGGTTCGACGTTCATCTTCTTTGGGGCTGCGATTCTCACCCTGCGCAGACAAGCTTGA